The Bubalus bubalis isolate 160015118507 breed Murrah chromosome 2, NDDB_SH_1, whole genome shotgun sequence genome includes the window TAACTGACTAGAACTTATACTTGCCCTTCCAAGCACTGCACATACACAGCAGGACAGTCAACTAGAGTTCTGCATCCTGAGGCTACTCTAACTGGGCTAGGAACTTACTCTGTTCTTTAACTTAGGTAGGTAGAGTTCTGTGTTAACTGATTCCTCCCTACAGACTTTACACTGGAGAACTCAGACAGGGCCCAGGTGGTGTGGAGACACTCTTACCCCTATTATAGCAGTCATCAGTAAGCTTTTAACAGCTTACAAAATTATCACGGCGTGTTCAGCCTTGACAAGTACGCTTCATATCTGTATTGTGACTAAGATTATGTAGTCCCTGGATAAAATTTCTCAGCTTTAGGAAGACCTATCCTTGTGTAACAGCTGTTCTCAGTGAAAACGGAAGTGGCTCTTAAAAGAGCCTTTGGGAGGAAGCTAATGCCCCCAAGCCAGTAAACGACAGTTTATGCCCTCTCCCCGCGGATGCGGCGAGCAAGCTGGATATCCTTGGGCATGATGGTAACGCGCTTGGCGTGGATGGCACACAGGTTGGTGTCTTCGAAGAGCCCCACCAGATAGGCCTCGCACGCCTCCTGCAGCGCCATCACGGCCGAGCTCTGGAAACGCAGGTCGGTCTTGAAGTCCTGTGCGATCTCGCGCACCAGCCGCTGGAACGGCAGCTTGCGGATCAGCAGCTCCGTGGACTTCTGGTAACGGCGAATCTCGCGCAGAGCTACCGTGCCGGGCCGGTAGCGGTGCGGCTTCTTCACGCCGCCGGTGGCCGGCGCACTCTTGCGAGCCGCCTTGGTGGCGAGCTGTTTGCGCGGGGCCTTGCCGCCGGTGGACTTGCGAGCTGTCTGCTTTGTACGAGCCATAGCGTGAAGAGTTGTGTCGCGGAAGAAGCAACTGAACGACTGGGTCCAGGACGAGACTTTATACAGATGATCCGATCCTGATTGGCCAGACTTTGCTGGAGTAACCTGATTGGTTAAAAACCGATTTTCATTTGAATCTTACCAACCCTGaaaaggttttgttttctgtCCTTCTTAaacttgtgtttaaaaaaaaaaaaaaaaagcaaaacttgtgttttgtatttttgtagGGAAGAATTATGGCCGCACTGTATCTTGTCTGAGTTTTTGGTTTTCGACTGAAATATTGATTTCACCAATAAAAAAGGAATTTGGTCCAGAATTTTTGTAAGTCAGGGACTAAGTTGTtctaaaagaaattcattttcactggggtctttttcccttttcagataATATGGGGGGAAATTACAGCAAAGTAATGTATTTGCTATCTCTAAAAAATTAGTTACACTTCATAACTGAATCAAGATCTGCATTTAATGTTTGTGTCAAGATCTAAAATGAAGTTTCAAAATAGACTGGCACACTGGTCCTATGAAGACAGAACTTTAGATTTGCCCAGCGTGGTGTAGGGAAGGTGGGGCGGGGGATTGCTGTGTGCTTGAATACTAGTAAGTGGTCATCTAACTTAATTTTGATTCAAATGGTTGGACTTCAAAATGTGAACTGCGTACTGACTAGAAGGCCTGCAGTGATGCTAGGTTTACACTGATCAAGTGATTAGGTGTTGTTTTGTAAACAGAGGTAGCCCTGAAAAAAACATTTGAGAAGTTTTAACTATTGGACCATTGGGTTCTAATGATAAAGACCCAGAATCAAAATTGGTTTAATGCTGGAACAAAACAATCGTCAGAAATGTTTCTTGGTTCGCAGTGTCATGGTTTTACAGTGGAGTAAACtgagaatttgtctttctttaccAGATGTtagatgaattgatgcttttgaactgtggtgttggagggactcttgggagtcccttggactgcaagacccaaccagtccattctagagatcagccctgggtgttctttggaaggaatgatgctgaagctgaaactccagtactttggacacctcatgtgaagagttgactcattggaaaagactgatgctgggtgggattgggggcaggagatggggacgacagacaatgagatggctggatggcatcaccgactcgatggacgtgagtctgagcgaactccgggagttggtgatggacagggaggcctggcgtgctgcaattcatggggtcgcaaagaatcggacacgactgagtgactgaactgaactgaatgcatgttCAGTCAATAGGGGGCTACATATTTCATGCACAGTACTGTAACTTTAGCCAGGCATGACAGGTTTCAAGAGTGCTCAGTTCTTCCACAGAAGTTATGGGTGGCTCTGAAAAGAGCCTTTGTTCTTAGAGGTTGGAGTATGAATTCAGACCTTATTTGCCTTTAGCTTTGTGATGGCTCTCAGTCTTCTTGGGCAGCAGCACCGCCTGGATGTTGGGCAGGACACCACCCTGAGCGATGGTGACTTTGCCCAGCAGCTTGTTGAGCTCCTCGTCGTTGCGGATAGCCAGCTGCAGGTGACGCGGGATGATGCGCGTCTTCTTGTTGTCCCGGGCCGCGTTGCCCGCCAGCTCCAGGATCTCGGCTGTCAGGTATTCCAGTACCGCCGCCAGGTACACCGGGGCCCCGGCCCCGACCCGCTCAGCGTAGTTACCCTTGCGGAGCAGGCGGTGCACTCGGCCCACGGGGAACTGGAGCCCGGCCCGCGAAGAGCGAGTCTTGGCCTTGGCGCGAGCTTTGCCGCCTTGTTTGCCACGTCCAGACATAGTGCAGTACTCAGAAGCTACACCAGAAATAACTAAAGCAAAGTAGCTCACAATTTATAGCCACAGTGCGCGCGAAAAAGCAGCGGTTCCATTGGCCAAAGTTGCCTTACTATTTTAAACGAGACAAACACAATTTCTTACAATGCGTGCTCTTATTGGACAATGTTGGCATAAACGTCATCACTAGTATTCACCAATCAGATAGAGAAGTTTACTAAGACTCATTTGCATATGGAGTTGTGACTATAAAAGGGACTCTGTCCTCCCTTTGTTTCTCGGAGAGTTTGTAAATTCTGTCAGCATGCCTGAGCCAGCTAAGTCCGCTCCGGCCCCGAAGAAGGGCTCCAAGAAGGCAGTGACCAAGGCGCAGAAGAAGGACGGCAAGAAGCGCAAGCGCGGCCGCAAGGAGAGCTACTCCGTGTACgtgtacaaggtgctgaagcagGTCCACCCGGACACCGGCATCTCGTCCAAGGCCATGggcatcatgaactccttcgtcAACGACATCTTCGAGCGCATCGCGGGCGAGGCGTCGCGCCTGGCGCATTACAACAAGCGCTCGACCATCACATCCAGGGAGATACAGACGGCTGTGCGCCTGCTGCTGCCaggggagctggccaagcacgccGTGTCTGAGGGCACCAAGGCCGTCACCAAGTACACCAGCTCCAAGTGAGCCGGCTCGCAGCCCTACAAAACCCAAAGGCTCTTTTCAGAGCCACCTACACTTTCAGAGAAATAGCTGGTGCACTTGCTTGTAGTCTAATTTCACTCAGATCACGCGGCTGGTTTGACGGcggaaaaggtaagtttttttaaagctctccGCAAGCAGTCTTGGATAAGCATTTAGGCagtgtatttttgcctggaaaattccatggacagaggagcctggcaggctatggggcCTCAGTCGATCATGGCTCTGCAACTGAGCGCAAAACTTGCCATACAAATTTAGTATGGGTTATTTGGCGCCCACTGAAATGGATTTTCAGTTTTGCCCTCAGctacggcaccccactccagtactcttgcctggaaaatcccatggacggaggagcctggaaggctgcagttcatggggtcgctgagggtcggacacgactgagcgacttcactttcacttttcactttcatgcatgggagaaggaaatggcaacccacaccagtgttcttgcctggagaatcccagggacgggggagcctggtgagctgccgtccgtggggtcgcacagagtcggacacgactgaagtgacttagcagcagcagcagcagcacagcaaccgaaatttctttttttcaaagcgAGTAACGCCCCCCGCCTCTGATTGGGCAGCAGTACTATTTGAAAAGCCCGCCGTGGGTTGCAATTGGCCTGCTACTCTACCAACAGTTTTGCGCATTTTGTAGAGATTTTCTCGAAAGTAAATTACTACCTTTGTCTTTGGGAATGCACAAGGCTCAGAAGCCTAGAGCCATAAATACTGAAAATTAACGGTTCTGTGTTCTGCAGTCGGATCCTGGGCGAAACTGCCTGTTTCTATTTCCCATCCTCTACAGAATAGGTACTGCAACATTAGCCCTGTCTACGAAGACCTTAGGGTGAGTTGGAATGATTTATGCCATAGTGCTATGGGAATATTAAAGGTCCGGGACGGTACTTAAAGAGAAAATGTTGAACAAGAAACCCAGCAGCTTGGGAAAGCCGCGTTCTTCCAGTGTTTAATCAGGATGCAACGGAAGGGAGACATCCAGGACTCATTTGGCCGGGGAAACAGTTTTCTGGTAGTGTCTTGAGTCCACAATTAAAAATCCCGCGAAAGAAATCGGAGAACTCGGTGTTAAAGAGAAGAGCATATTTATTTAACGCATGGGCTAGTTAGGATTATTAGGAAATGGAATTTCTCAAGGCATGATCGAAAGTCCTTCAATTCCCCATTCCTCTGCATTTTTCAGTAGTGCCTAAATTTTCAGTTGGAATCATTAACATCTTTCGCTACCCTGGCATCCCCTTTCACCAACAAATGATtgcttttgcagttcttttttttctccccattaaCAGTAAAATAAGCCCCTACGCTCATATCCCCACTTAAGACTGCAACATTTAGTGTCTTTCTCTTTGTTACTTCCCTTAAAGTTGGGGATATGGACCTATCTCAGATGCACAGTTTTGTCCCTGTCACAGGCAACAAGCTTCCTGGAAGTTATGCCAACATGTCAATGAGTCCTGCAAAATATACAGGGTTTGTCATTCACTCCTCTTTTTCCGGTACCTGCGCCCCTGTCATTAGGTCTTGGAAGCTGGCAAGAGCAGTCCCCTAATTTCATCCTGAACACACCGACTTCTTATTCATCACCTCTATTATTTGctctttctgagatttttttccttccactgtTAAGAGATCTGAGGAATAATTACCGTCAGTGGGTGATATAAGTATTGCCCTCTTCTGCCACCTTGTGTCAAGGAAACAGAAGGACAGGTCAAAGGCCTTAGGTTTTCCAGATCCAATTGAAATGCTTCAACTTTTTACTGACAGTAAATTGGAATAAGTAAAGTGATAATTTCTGTCTCTGTTTAATCACTGGATTTAAGTTAGCGTCCCTAGAAATCACTTGTGGgcatgagagagagggagagagctaTTGTTTTGTGGTCTGGTCAGAGCTGTccaaataaaaagtcaaaaatcaAACATTCTGcaccctaaaataaataaaacaagagggTCATGGACACACTAGTTCTGGTCCTCAAAcgataaatatttgaatattttctgtaaatctaaacaCCTGACAAAATCCTTATTTTTGCTGGGAGGGAGCATGAATTTTACACTTTGAGAAGATGCTCAATCTATGGTTACAATATCCAAGAACAGtcttaaaattt containing:
- the LOC102411314 gene encoding histone H2A type 1 codes for the protein MSGRGKQGGKARAKAKTRSSRAGLQFPVGRVHRLLRKGNYAERVGAGAPVYLAAVLEYLTAEILELAGNAARDNKKTRIIPRHLQLAIRNDEELNKLLGKVTIAQGGVLPNIQAVLLPKKTESHHKAKGK
- the LOC102409329 gene encoding histone H2B type 1-C/E/F/G/I-like codes for the protein MPEPAKSAPAPKKGSKKAVTKAQKKDGKKRKRGRKESYSVYVYKVLKQVHPDTGISSKAMGIMNSFVNDIFERIAGEASRLAHYNKRSTITSREIQTAVRLLLPGELAKHAVSEGTKAVTKYTSSK